From one Fibrobacter sp. UWP2 genomic stretch:
- the argH gene encoding argininosuccinate lyase yields the protein MAKKSTQTNMWTGRFASGMAQSMVDLSFSLQFDAELIEEDIEGSIGHGKGLVESGVLSKAEYKKICDGLKSILKDYHEGKNLWKESDEDIHMAVERVLTERIGPLGKKIHTGRSRNDQVATDFKLYMRHRAAEIRALEVSLMETVLDLAKKYFGKMMPGYTHMQQAQPIYFSHYLMSMFFAVSRDVKRLDNFLELHSELPLGSGAMAGSAFPYHRALVAKELGFKGVSPNSIDAVSHRDMMLEFEADLAIIANTLSRYAEDFVNWSTSEFGFLILHDAFSSGSSMMPQKKNPDSMELIRGKSGRMLGNFSAMYTLVKGAPLSYSRDLQEDKEPVFDSVHNVKVILRVMKEALESARFNFDKMHAKMLPALLATDLADLLVESGVPFRDAHHVVGSLVGEAARQGLEFTDLSDEAWASAGVPNVKQMKKTLTFEYSVSRRNIEGGTGPKSVKQQFVKATALLKKFANLRP from the coding sequence ATGGCAAAAAAAAGTACCCAGACAAACATGTGGACTGGCCGCTTCGCCAGTGGAATGGCCCAGAGCATGGTCGATTTAAGCTTTAGCCTGCAGTTCGACGCCGAGCTCATCGAAGAGGACATCGAAGGGAGCATCGGTCATGGCAAGGGGCTTGTGGAATCGGGCGTACTCAGCAAGGCGGAATACAAGAAGATTTGCGACGGGCTCAAGTCCATCCTCAAGGACTACCACGAAGGCAAGAACCTTTGGAAAGAGAGCGACGAGGACATCCACATGGCGGTGGAACGCGTGCTCACCGAACGCATCGGCCCCCTCGGCAAAAAGATCCACACGGGCCGCAGCCGTAACGATCAGGTGGCGACGGACTTCAAGCTCTACATGCGCCACCGTGCCGCCGAAATCCGCGCCCTCGAGGTCTCGCTTATGGAGACGGTCCTCGACCTCGCCAAAAAGTATTTCGGCAAGATGATGCCCGGCTACACCCACATGCAGCAGGCGCAGCCCATCTACTTCAGCCATTACCTGATGAGCATGTTCTTTGCCGTGAGCCGCGACGTGAAGCGTCTCGACAACTTCTTGGAACTGCACAGCGAACTCCCGCTCGGTAGCGGCGCCATGGCCGGCTCCGCCTTCCCGTACCACCGCGCCTTGGTGGCCAAGGAACTCGGATTTAAGGGAGTTTCCCCGAACAGCATCGACGCAGTGAGCCACCGCGATATGATGCTCGAATTTGAAGCCGACCTCGCGATTATCGCAAACACCTTGAGCCGCTACGCCGAGGACTTTGTGAACTGGAGCACCAGCGAATTCGGGTTCCTCATCCTGCACGACGCGTTTAGCAGCGGATCTTCCATGATGCCGCAAAAGAAAAACCCCGACTCCATGGAACTCATCCGCGGAAAGTCGGGCCGCATGCTCGGCAACTTCAGCGCCATGTACACGCTGGTGAAGGGAGCTCCGCTCAGCTACAGCCGCGACCTGCAAGAAGACAAGGAACCGGTCTTTGACAGCGTCCACAACGTGAAGGTCATCCTCCGCGTGATGAAGGAGGCTCTGGAAAGCGCACGCTTTAACTTCGACAAGATGCACGCGAAGATGCTGCCGGCGCTTTTGGCCACCGACCTCGCAGATTTGCTGGTCGAATCCGGCGTGCCGTTCCGCGACGCCCACCACGTGGTCGGTAGCCTAGTCGGCGAAGCCGCCCGCCAAGGCCTTGAATTCACGGACCTCAGTGACGAGGCCTGGGCAAGCGCCGGCGTCCCGAACGTAAAGCAGATGAAGAAGACGCTCACCTTCGAATACAGCGTTTCCCGCCGTAACATCGAAGGCGGAACAGGCCCCAAGAGCGTCAAACAGCAGTTTGTGAAGGCTACAGCCCTCCTCAAAAAATTCGCCAACTTGCGTCCATAA